Proteins from a single region of Lonchura striata isolate bLonStr1 chromosome 34, bLonStr1.mat, whole genome shotgun sequence:
- the LOC144247825 gene encoding serine/threonine-protein kinase pim-1-like produces MGYGARGAWGWAGIAALWLRLARARPRPRRRVRPRRRRLPGPAEDTRGTAAPAAPAAASPARAPPLGSAAAGPEPPVSRCRDRRPGDGRPEALGGRSGAAPGPGPSADSRVPPAGKAQEALQERYRVGSLLGRGGFGRVFAATQLSDGAPVAIKRVPRNRVRRWGELPDGTSAPLEIVLLDKVSTGFPGVVQLLEWFELPNSIVMVLERPERSQDLLHFIRARRFLCEEVARELFRQVLEAVRHCTSCGVLHRDIKPENILVDLATGQAKLIDFGCGTYLQDTAYTDFAGTLSYSPPEWTRLGWYHGEAATIWSLGILLHQMVCGQHPFRRGRKISWDHRLSLPQRLSPECQELIRWCLSMHFLDRPSLEDLFCEPWIQDIHLS; encoded by the exons ATGGGCTATGGTGCTCGAGG tgcctggggctgggccgGCATCGCCGCCCTTTGGCTCCGCCtggcccgagcccggccccggccccgccgcagggTCCGGCCCCGGCGCCGGCGCCTCCCGGGCCCCGCGGAGGACACACGCGGcacggccgctcccgccgcccccgctgCGGCTTCCCCGGCCCGAGCTCCGCCGCtcggcagcgcggccgccggcCCCGAGCCTCCCGTGTCCCGTTGCAGAGACCGAAGGCCTGGGGATGGCCGGCCCGAGGCGCTCGGGGGGCGCtcgggggccgctcctggccccgggccgagcgctgacagccgcgtcccgcccgcagggaaggcgcaggaggccctGCAGGAGCGGTACCGAGTGGGTTCGCTGCTGGGGCGCGGCGGCTTCGGCAGAGTGTTCGCAGCCACGCAGCTCTCGGACGGCGCCCCG gtggccatcaaaagggtgccacggaaccgcgtccggcgctggggcgagctg CCCGACGGCACCAGCGCACCCCTGGAGATCGTCCTGCTGGACAAGGTGTCCACCGGCTTCCCTGGTGTGGtccagctgctggagtggtttgagctCCCCAACAGCATCGTGATGGTGCTGGAGCGGCCGGAGCGGTCTCAGGACCTCCTGCATTTCATTCGGGCACGGAGGTTCCTGTGTGAAGAGGTGGCACGGGAGCTGTTccgccaggtgctggaggccgtgcggcactgcaccagctgcggggtcctgcaccgcGACATAAAACCAGAGAACATCCTGGTTGACCTGGCCACTGGCCAGGCAAAATTGAtcgactttggctgtggcaccTATCTGCAAGACACAGCCTACACTGACTTTGCAG GAACACTGTCATACAGCCCCCCGGAATGGACCCGCTTGGGCTGGTACCATGGCGAGGCAGcaacgatctggtccctgggcatCCTGCTGCACCAGATGGTCTGCGGGCAGCACCCTTTCAGGAGGGGCCGGAAGATCAGCTGGGACCATCGGCTCTCGCTGCCACAGCGGCTCTCTccag AGTGCCAAGAACTTATCAGGTGGTGTTTATCCATGCACTTCTTGGACAGACCTTCCTTAGAAGACCTGTTCTGTGAACCATGGATACAGGATATTCACCTGTCATAg